From the genome of Effusibacillus lacus, one region includes:
- the ytfJ gene encoding GerW family sporulation protein, with protein sequence MADHPIQGLMQTAMENIKEMVDVNTIIGDAVETPDGSVILPISKVGFGFAAGGSEFEIDGQDAGSGHPFGGGAGGGVSITPIGFLVVGNGQVKLLSSEAPNQLYERLIDLAPSLIEKIQSMTGGKNQNQQQGQQQQPKIVTTTTM encoded by the coding sequence GTGGCAGATCATCCGATCCAGGGTTTGATGCAAACGGCAATGGAAAACATCAAAGAAATGGTTGACGTGAATACTATCATCGGAGATGCTGTTGAAACACCGGATGGAAGCGTGATTCTTCCCATATCAAAAGTGGGATTCGGATTTGCGGCCGGCGGAAGCGAGTTTGAAATCGACGGTCAGGACGCCGGAAGCGGACATCCCTTTGGCGGAGGCGCAGGGGGCGGTGTGTCGATAACTCCCATCGGTTTCCTTGTAGTGGGGAACGGCCAGGTGAAACTGTTGTCTTCCGAAGCGCCCAATCAGTTGTACGAGCGACTGATCGACCTGGCTCCATCCCTGATTGAAAAAATTCAATCCATGACCGGCGGAAAGAATCAAAACCAGCAGCAAGGGCAGCAACAGCAACCGAAAATTGTCACTACGACGACAATGTAA
- a CDS encoding D-alanyl-D-alanine carboxypeptidase family protein, which translates to MKKRPWFLLILIMMLLIAFPLSSYGKGDWDPEQYAREVPISAETAALIDVQSGRILYGKNMHKQMRIASLTKIITAIVAIESGRLEETVTTSKNAYRVEGSSIYLELGEKQKLIDLVYAIMLRSGNDAATAIAEHVGGGSIQKFAEMMNRKVKELGLTGTHFVNPHGLDAEDHYSTAHDMAVLTAYALRNPVFAEVVRTKVKRIPWEGKEWDRVMSNKNKMLYRYPGADGVKTGYTEAAGRCLASSATRDGRQLAVIVLNDRQDWDDSAKLLNYGFTKYEYAESVKEQEPVANLPVKNGVRDQLQIVAGSKLGYPVRAEEKHLLRKDIQLPKHLTAPVYAGEKVGEINLYFKDQKIGSVPLLAAETVEGTGLLADFIRFFKGLFK; encoded by the coding sequence ATGAAAAAACGCCCGTGGTTTCTTCTAATCCTGATCATGATGTTGTTGATCGCCTTCCCGCTGTCATCCTACGGGAAAGGGGATTGGGATCCGGAGCAATACGCGAGGGAAGTTCCCATTTCGGCGGAAACGGCTGCCTTGATTGACGTGCAATCGGGACGCATCCTGTATGGCAAAAACATGCACAAGCAAATGAGAATTGCCAGTTTGACGAAGATCATTACGGCCATTGTGGCAATTGAATCGGGCAGACTGGAGGAAACGGTCACTACCTCCAAAAATGCCTATCGGGTGGAAGGATCGTCCATTTACCTGGAACTGGGTGAGAAGCAAAAGTTGATTGACCTGGTCTATGCCATCATGCTTCGATCCGGGAACGACGCGGCAACTGCCATAGCGGAACATGTCGGTGGAGGTTCCATCCAGAAATTTGCCGAGATGATGAACCGGAAGGTGAAAGAACTTGGCTTGACCGGAACACATTTTGTCAATCCTCACGGCCTGGATGCGGAGGACCACTATTCTACAGCCCACGATATGGCCGTATTGACCGCATATGCGCTTCGCAATCCCGTTTTTGCCGAGGTGGTTCGCACCAAGGTAAAGCGAATTCCCTGGGAGGGCAAAGAATGGGATCGCGTCATGTCTAACAAAAATAAAATGCTTTATCGATATCCGGGGGCTGACGGGGTAAAAACCGGGTATACAGAAGCGGCCGGCAGATGCCTGGCCTCCAGTGCGACAAGGGACGGGCGTCAGTTGGCTGTTATCGTGCTCAACGACAGACAGGATTGGGACGATTCGGCCAAACTGCTCAATTACGGCTTCACTAAATATGAATATGCCGAGTCGGTGAAGGAACAGGAACCGGTTGCCAATCTTCCTGTCAAAAACGGGGTTCGCGACCAACTGCAGATCGTTGCCGGTTCGAAACTGGGCTATCCGGTGCGGGCGGAGGAAAAGCATTTGTTGCGAAAGGACATTCAGCTTCCCAAACATTTGACTGCTCCGGTCTATGCCGGTGAGAAGGTTGGGGAAATCAACCTGTACTTCAAAGATCAGAAAATTGGTTCCGTTCCGCTTCTGGCAGCTGAAACAGTTGAAGGTACAGGATTACTGGCAGATTTTATAAGGTTTTTTAAAGGATTGTTCAAATAA
- a CDS encoding nucleoside recognition domain-containing protein, whose product MMNVIWLSLLVIGIAVGIATDNMDGITRGILKGAEDGVAVCLGLISILVFWLGLMKIAEQAGLVQLLAKALKPIARFLYPSVPINHPAMGSILANMSANILGLGNAATPLGLKAMQELQTLNPHPDRASDAMCTLLAINTASLTIIPATVIGWRMQYGSDNPTEIVGATILATFLGTTVAVLLDRTFRAIDRKRRRE is encoded by the coding sequence ATGATGAATGTGATTTGGTTAAGCCTCCTGGTGATCGGAATTGCGGTTGGGATCGCCACGGATAACATGGATGGCATTACCCGCGGCATCTTGAAAGGAGCGGAAGACGGGGTTGCCGTTTGCTTGGGTCTGATCAGCATCCTGGTTTTTTGGCTGGGACTGATGAAGATTGCGGAACAAGCGGGTCTGGTTCAACTATTGGCGAAGGCGCTTAAACCGATCGCCCGTTTTTTATACCCATCCGTACCGATCAATCACCCCGCCATGGGATCCATTCTTGCAAACATGAGCGCCAACATTCTGGGTCTTGGAAATGCGGCGACCCCTTTGGGATTGAAGGCAATGCAGGAGTTGCAGACATTGAACCCTCATCCTGACCGGGCCAGTGATGCCATGTGCACCCTGTTGGCAATCAATACAGCCAGCCTGACCATCATTCCGGCTACCGTTATCGGTTGGCGCATGCAATATGGATCGGACAATCCCACCGAGATCGTGGGGGCTACCATCCTGGCCACCTTCCTGGGGACGACGGTCGCAGTTCTGCTTGACCGGACATTTCGTGCGATTGATCGCAAGAGGAGGAGGGAATGA